In a genomic window of Mycolicibacter heraklionensis:
- a CDS encoding LysM peptidoglycan-binding domain-containing protein, with translation MKTYQVQPGDTLFALARRQYGDSTLYPVIAKQNHLANPDLIVSGQQLLIPYVTYRHFVTASDSTASRQAITQQYYGTDDTNVQLIWEIVNGVAQREIHLGAWLHIPDLTDVGHHTVVAGESLEALAARWYGDDHLAIVIGLANNLPANTEPDPGQVLIVPGLNRRHHVAGDTLTSLCREEYGDVDLDTRTSVVAAANHISEPATIFANQVIYFPS, from the coding sequence ATGAAGACCTACCAAGTCCAGCCAGGCGACACCCTGTTCGCCCTAGCCCGGCGCCAGTACGGCGACAGCACCCTGTACCCGGTGATCGCGAAGCAGAACCACCTCGCCAACCCGGATCTGATCGTGTCGGGACAGCAGCTGCTTATCCCGTACGTGACGTATCGACACTTCGTCACCGCATCCGATTCCACCGCATCACGACAGGCGATCACCCAGCAGTATTACGGCACCGACGACACCAACGTGCAGCTGATCTGGGAGATCGTCAACGGGGTCGCGCAGCGCGAGATTCACCTGGGCGCCTGGCTGCACATCCCCGATCTGACCGACGTCGGACATCACACGGTCGTAGCCGGGGAAAGCCTCGAGGCGCTGGCCGCCCGGTGGTACGGCGACGACCACCTCGCGATCGTGATCGGGCTGGCGAACAACCTTCCCGCGAACACCGAACCGGACCCGGGTCAGGTGCTCATCGTCCCCGGCCTCAACCGGCGCCATCACGTCGCCGGCGATACGCTGACGTCACTGTGCCGCGAGGAGTACGGCGACGTCGATCTGGATACCCGGACGTCGGTCGTCGCGGCCGCCAACCACATCAGCGAACCTGCCACGATCTTCGCCAACCAGGTGATCTACTTCCCCTCCTGA
- a CDS encoding nucleoside triphosphate pyrophosphohydrolase: MTVVLVDPRRPSLVPVEALALLAGEVAYTEELPIVVPWSLPAARSVLSDVQAPVLLSSDRNHPDVVARLEAGEALIAAPDAPPGERLIDAVAIMDRLRTTGPWESEQTHDSLRRFLLEETYELFDAVRSGDADELCAELGDVLLQVLFHARIAEDAPENAFGIDDVADSLLRKLINRAPAVLAGEEISLAEQVAQWEERKNLEKKSRDSILDDVPTAQPALALAQKVLQRLARAGVPTDLIPEAVTTVTVAAGIDAENDLRTAVLELMDTVRVVEKRIIGEPDEQQWRAHWPATDEEAYEPLAGPDSPQEGK, encoded by the coding sequence ATGACCGTCGTCCTGGTGGACCCCCGCCGGCCCTCGCTCGTGCCGGTCGAAGCCCTCGCGCTGCTTGCCGGTGAGGTCGCCTACACCGAGGAACTGCCGATCGTGGTGCCCTGGTCGTTGCCGGCCGCACGATCGGTGCTCTCAGACGTGCAAGCGCCCGTGCTGTTGTCTTCGGACCGCAACCATCCCGACGTGGTTGCCCGCCTGGAGGCCGGCGAAGCCCTGATCGCGGCGCCGGATGCGCCGCCGGGGGAGCGGCTGATCGACGCGGTCGCGATCATGGACCGGCTACGCACCACCGGCCCGTGGGAGAGCGAACAGACCCACGACTCGCTGCGCCGGTTCCTGCTCGAGGAGACCTACGAACTGTTCGACGCGGTCCGCAGCGGCGACGCCGACGAGCTGTGCGCGGAACTCGGCGACGTGCTCTTGCAGGTGCTGTTCCACGCCCGCATCGCCGAGGACGCACCGGAGAACGCGTTCGGCATCGACGACGTCGCCGACTCGCTGCTGCGCAAGCTGATCAATCGGGCGCCCGCGGTGCTCGCCGGCGAGGAGATCTCGCTTGCCGAGCAGGTGGCGCAGTGGGAAGAGCGTAAGAATCTCGAGAAGAAGTCGCGTGACTCGATTCTCGATGACGTGCCGACCGCGCAGCCGGCCTTGGCGTTGGCCCAGAAGGTGTTGCAACGGCTCGCCCGCGCCGGCGTGCCCACCGACCTGATCCCCGAGGCCGTCACCACCGTCACCGTTGCCGCCGGCATCGATGCGGAAAACGACTTGCGGACAGCGGTTTTGGAACTCATGGATACCGTCCGTGTGGTGGAGAAGCGGATCATCGGGGAGCCCGATGAACAGCAGTGGCGCGCCCATTGGCCGGCGACGGACGAGGAGGCTTACGAACCGCTCGCCGGGCCCGATTCGCCTCAGGAGGGGAAGTAG
- the mfd gene encoding transcription-repair coupling factor produces MTAPGYQTVQNPIAGLVDLALGAPAFAELIERAGDPPAELALVGPVGARPFTAAALARSSALLVVTATGHEADDLTAELRGVYGDTVALFPSWETLPHERLSPGVDTVGARLLLLRRLARPDDARLGPPLRVVVTTARSLLQPMTGQLDAIEPVMLAVGDEIPFEAVIARLVELAYTRVDLVGKRGEFAVRGGILDLFPPTAEHPVRVEFWGDEATEIRPFSVADQRSIPEVEVGTVVAVPCRELLLTDEVRARAAELARDQPHADNAVLGTVGDMLAKLAEGIPVDGMEALGPVLRPGPQALLTDQLPAGTPVLVCDPEKIRARAADLIKTGREFLEASWSTAAIGGEAPIDIEQLGGSGFREFAQVRQAALDTGHPWWTLSQLPDPEAVELDVRASPSARGRQRDIDEIFAMLRAHIATGGRAAVVAPGVGTARRIVEQLAESETAATLLDAGAAPQPGVVGVLKGPLHEGLIIPGANLVVVTEADLTGNRVSGPEGKRLAAKRRNAVDPLALTAGDLVVHDQHGIGKFVEMTERTVGGARREYLVLEYASGKRGANGTDKLYVPMDSLDQLSRYVGGQAPALSRLGGSDWAQTKTKARKAVREIADELVALYAKRQAAPGHAFAPDSPWQAEMEDAFGFTETVDQLTAISEVKADMEKPVPMDRVICGDVGYGKTEIAVRAAFKAVQDGKQVAVLVPTTLLADQHLQTFSTRMAGFPVTVKGLSRFTDARESKATIDGLADGSVDVVIGTHRLLQTGVRWKDLGLVIVDEEQRFGVEHKEHIKALRTHVDVLTMSATPIPRTLEMSLAGIREMSTILTPPEDRYPVLTYVGPHDEKQVAAALRRELLRDGQVFYVHNRVSSIDAAAARVRALVPEARVVVAHGQMPEEMLETTVQGFWNREYDILVCTTIIETGLDISNANTLIVERADTFGLSQLHQLRGRVGRSRERGYAYFLYPRESPLTETAHDRLATIAQNNELGAGMAVAMKDLEIRGAGNVLGVEQSGHVAGVGFDLYVRLVGEAVEAYRAAFNGETITTEEVKDVRIDLPVDAHLPPEYINSDRLRLEAYRRLAAAPDDAAINAVIDELTDRYGPLPEPAGRLVAVARLRLLCRAAGITEVSAASATTLRLAPMTLPDSAQLRLKRMHPSASYRATTATVQVPIPRAGGGVGAPRIRDVELVQMVADLISALDGKPQGLIDVTGAAPAVR; encoded by the coding sequence ATGACCGCACCGGGGTACCAGACTGTCCAAAACCCGATTGCGGGCCTCGTAGACCTGGCGCTGGGCGCGCCCGCCTTCGCCGAACTCATCGAGCGCGCCGGCGACCCGCCCGCCGAACTCGCGCTGGTGGGCCCGGTCGGAGCGCGTCCGTTCACCGCGGCAGCCCTGGCCCGCAGCAGCGCGCTGCTGGTGGTCACCGCCACCGGCCACGAAGCCGACGACCTGACCGCGGAGCTGCGCGGGGTGTACGGCGACACGGTGGCACTGTTTCCGTCCTGGGAGACGCTGCCGCACGAGCGGCTCTCGCCCGGGGTGGACACCGTGGGCGCCCGCCTGCTGCTGCTGCGCCGGCTGGCCCGCCCCGACGACGCCCGGCTGGGGCCGCCCCTGCGCGTGGTGGTGACCACGGCCCGGTCGCTGCTGCAGCCGATGACCGGCCAACTGGACGCGATCGAGCCGGTCATGCTGGCCGTCGGTGACGAGATTCCGTTCGAGGCGGTGATCGCCCGGTTGGTCGAGCTGGCCTACACCCGGGTGGACCTGGTTGGCAAGCGCGGCGAGTTCGCGGTCCGCGGCGGGATCCTCGACCTGTTCCCCCCGACCGCCGAGCATCCGGTGCGCGTCGAGTTCTGGGGTGACGAGGCCACCGAGATCCGGCCGTTCTCGGTGGCCGATCAGCGCTCCATCCCCGAGGTCGAGGTCGGCACAGTGGTCGCGGTGCCCTGTCGGGAGCTGCTGCTCACCGACGAGGTCCGGGCGCGCGCGGCCGAGCTGGCACGCGATCAGCCGCACGCCGACAACGCCGTGTTGGGCACCGTCGGCGACATGCTGGCCAAGCTGGCCGAGGGCATCCCGGTCGACGGCATGGAGGCGCTGGGCCCGGTGCTGCGGCCCGGCCCGCAGGCGCTGCTGACCGATCAGCTGCCCGCCGGTACCCCGGTGCTGGTCTGCGATCCGGAGAAGATCCGCGCCCGCGCCGCCGACCTGATCAAGACCGGACGCGAATTCCTGGAGGCGTCCTGGTCGACAGCGGCGATCGGCGGTGAGGCGCCGATCGACATCGAGCAGCTCGGCGGATCGGGATTCCGTGAGTTCGCCCAAGTGCGCCAGGCGGCGCTGGACACCGGGCATCCGTGGTGGACGCTGAGCCAGCTGCCCGACCCGGAGGCGGTCGAACTCGATGTGCGCGCGTCGCCGTCGGCACGGGGGCGGCAGCGCGACATCGACGAGATCTTCGCCATGCTGCGGGCGCACATCGCGACCGGGGGGCGTGCCGCGGTGGTGGCCCCCGGCGTCGGCACGGCGCGGCGGATCGTGGAGCAGCTGGCCGAATCCGAGACTGCGGCAACACTGTTGGATGCGGGTGCCGCGCCGCAGCCCGGCGTGGTCGGGGTGCTGAAGGGCCCGCTGCACGAGGGTCTGATCATCCCGGGCGCCAACCTGGTGGTGGTGACCGAGGCCGATCTGACCGGCAACCGGGTGAGCGGGCCGGAAGGCAAGCGGCTGGCAGCCAAGCGCCGCAACGCCGTCGACCCGTTGGCGCTGACCGCCGGCGACCTGGTGGTGCACGACCAGCACGGCATCGGCAAGTTCGTGGAGATGACCGAGCGCACCGTCGGCGGGGCGCGGCGCGAATACCTGGTGCTCGAGTATGCGTCGGGCAAACGTGGAGCCAACGGGACCGACAAGCTCTACGTGCCGATGGACTCCCTGGACCAGCTGTCCCGCTACGTCGGCGGCCAGGCCCCGGCGCTGAGCCGGCTCGGTGGCAGCGACTGGGCCCAGACCAAGACCAAGGCCCGCAAGGCCGTCCGCGAGATCGCCGACGAACTCGTCGCGCTCTACGCCAAACGCCAGGCTGCGCCCGGCCACGCGTTCGCCCCGGACAGCCCGTGGCAGGCCGAGATGGAGGACGCCTTCGGGTTCACCGAGACCGTCGACCAGCTCACCGCGATCAGCGAGGTCAAGGCCGACATGGAAAAGCCCGTCCCGATGGACCGGGTGATCTGCGGCGACGTCGGCTACGGCAAGACCGAGATCGCGGTGCGAGCGGCGTTCAAAGCCGTCCAGGACGGCAAGCAGGTCGCGGTGCTGGTGCCCACCACGCTGCTGGCCGATCAGCACCTGCAGACGTTCAGCACCCGGATGGCCGGCTTCCCGGTCACCGTCAAGGGGCTGTCGCGGTTCACCGACGCCCGAGAATCCAAGGCGACTATCGACGGCCTGGCCGACGGCTCCGTGGACGTGGTGATCGGCACTCACCGGCTGCTGCAGACCGGGGTGCGCTGGAAGGACCTCGGCCTGGTGATCGTCGACGAGGAACAGCGGTTCGGCGTCGAGCACAAGGAGCACATCAAGGCCCTGCGCACCCACGTCGACGTGCTCACCATGAGCGCCACGCCGATCCCGCGCACCCTGGAGATGAGCCTGGCCGGCATCCGGGAGATGTCGACGATCCTCACCCCACCCGAAGACCGCTATCCCGTGCTGACCTACGTCGGCCCGCACGATGAGAAGCAGGTCGCCGCGGCATTGCGGCGCGAGCTGCTGCGCGATGGCCAGGTGTTCTACGTGCACAACCGGGTCAGCTCCATCGACGCGGCCGCCGCCCGGGTGCGTGCGCTGGTGCCCGAGGCCCGGGTCGTGGTCGCGCACGGCCAGATGCCCGAGGAAATGCTGGAAACCACGGTGCAGGGCTTCTGGAACCGGGAGTACGACATTCTGGTGTGCACCACGATCATCGAGACCGGCCTGGACATCTCCAACGCCAACACGTTGATCGTGGAGCGTGCCGACACCTTCGGGCTCTCCCAGCTGCACCAGCTGCGGGGCCGGGTGGGCCGCAGCCGGGAGCGCGGCTACGCCTACTTCCTCTATCCGCGGGAGAGCCCGCTGACCGAGACCGCCCACGACCGGTTGGCCACCATCGCCCAGAACAACGAACTCGGCGCCGGGATGGCGGTGGCGATGAAGGACCTGGAGATCCGCGGCGCCGGCAACGTGCTGGGGGTGGAGCAGTCCGGGCACGTCGCCGGGGTGGGCTTCGACCTGTATGTGCGGCTGGTCGGCGAGGCCGTCGAGGCCTACCGGGCGGCGTTCAACGGCGAGACGATCACCACCGAGGAGGTCAAGGACGTCCGGATCGACCTGCCGGTCGACGCGCATCTGCCGCCGGAGTACATCAACTCCGACCGGCTGCGGCTGGAGGCCTACCGACGGCTAGCCGCTGCGCCCGACGACGCCGCGATCAACGCTGTCATCGATGAGCTGACCGATCGCTACGGGCCGCTGCCCGAGCCGGCCGGGCGGTTGGTGGCGGTGGCCCGGCTGCGGCTGCTGTGCCGAGCAGCCGGGATCACCGAGGTGTCGGCGGCGTCGGCGACCACGCTGCGGCTGGCCCCGATGACGTTGCCGGACTCCGCCCAGTTGCGGCTCAAGCGAATGCATCCGTCGGCCAGTTACCGCGCCACCACCGCCACCGTGCAGGTGCCGATCCCGCGGGCCGGCGGCGGCGTCGGCGCGCCCCGCATCCGCGACGTCGAACTCGTCCAGATGGTGGCCGATCTGATTTCCGCGCTGGACGGCAAGCCGCAGGGTCTCATCGACGTCACCGGCGCGGCGCCCGCAGTACGGTAA
- a CDS encoding M4 family metallopeptidase: protein MHSCCGCFIVPKDVLEKLAADKSLSARSRQALRDTGALEPVWRQLRTAQIRAAQAGMLSRSATTTDRLATQPEATVFNCKNTRSLPGAPVLNPASSSDATAGRAYEVTLAVADFYAQCFGRNSVDDAGMTLVSSIHYDVHYSNAFWNGTQMTYGDGDGEVFVDFTASTDVIGHELTHGVTQFTAGLNYTNEAGGLNESVSDVFGTMFRQWRKNQTVDQADWLIGADIIGPKAAAKGYTCLRDMADPGAQHCLSRQPWHYRDYVPGGDPHTNSGIPNHAFYLAAKAIGGQSWAKAGKAWYAALTSPKASPNMKMRSFANLTRSAAKSLFATDADVYSAIDAAWQAVGIA from the coding sequence ATGCACAGCTGCTGCGGTTGTTTCATCGTTCCGAAGGACGTGCTGGAGAAACTCGCCGCCGACAAGTCCCTGTCCGCCCGGTCACGCCAGGCGTTGCGCGATACCGGCGCCCTCGAGCCGGTGTGGCGTCAACTCAGGACCGCGCAGATCCGCGCGGCTCAAGCCGGAATGTTGTCCAGGAGTGCGACGACCACCGACAGGCTGGCGACACAACCGGAAGCGACGGTGTTCAACTGTAAGAACACCCGGTCGCTTCCCGGTGCCCCCGTGCTCAACCCGGCCTCGTCGTCGGACGCCACCGCCGGACGTGCCTACGAGGTGACGCTGGCTGTAGCCGACTTCTACGCCCAGTGCTTCGGACGCAACTCCGTCGATGACGCCGGCATGACCCTGGTGTCGTCGATCCACTACGACGTGCACTACTCCAACGCCTTCTGGAACGGCACCCAGATGACGTACGGCGACGGCGACGGCGAGGTCTTCGTCGATTTCACCGCGTCAACCGACGTGATCGGACACGAGTTGACCCACGGCGTAACTCAGTTCACGGCGGGTCTGAACTACACCAACGAGGCCGGCGGCCTCAACGAGAGCGTTTCCGACGTGTTCGGCACGATGTTCCGGCAATGGCGGAAGAACCAGACCGTTGACCAGGCCGACTGGCTCATCGGAGCTGACATCATCGGGCCGAAGGCCGCCGCGAAGGGTTACACCTGCCTGCGCGACATGGCCGACCCCGGCGCCCAGCACTGCCTGTCCCGGCAGCCCTGGCACTACCGCGACTACGTTCCGGGCGGCGATCCGCACACCAACAGCGGCATCCCCAATCACGCGTTCTATCTCGCGGCCAAGGCCATCGGCGGACAGTCCTGGGCGAAAGCCGGCAAGGCGTGGTACGCGGCACTCACCAGCCCCAAAGCATCGCCGAACATGAAGATGAGGTCATTCGCCAACCTGACTCGGTCGGCGGCAAAGTCCTTGTTTGCGACGGATGCCGATGTATACAGTGCGATTGACGCCGCGTGGCAGGCGGTGGGCATCGCGTAG
- a CDS encoding LysM peptidoglycan-binding domain-containing protein: MHEIPRLTVRSPQPFDIVGDSFVLCGLGAAVEGVVGSAILTDHKGTVLTTVTPMFVPNTGFGYTLFDFPVSYPLPATAEGVLTVHSDNPSGLPENDFTVSVPLTFGRPLLGEPFHSFSLHRVVAGDTLFTIAQDRYGDGNLWQRLFIANRDRIDDPDVIRVGQILRVP, translated from the coding sequence ATGCACGAGATACCGCGACTCACGGTTCGCAGTCCGCAACCGTTCGATATTGTCGGCGACAGCTTCGTCCTGTGCGGACTCGGGGCCGCCGTAGAAGGTGTCGTCGGCTCGGCGATCTTGACCGACCACAAAGGTACCGTTCTGACGACCGTCACGCCGATGTTCGTGCCGAACACCGGATTCGGGTACACCCTGTTCGACTTTCCGGTCAGCTACCCGTTGCCCGCGACGGCCGAAGGGGTGCTGACCGTCCACTCGGACAACCCCAGCGGGCTACCCGAGAACGACTTCACAGTCTCGGTGCCGCTGACCTTCGGGCGTCCGCTGCTGGGCGAGCCCTTCCACAGCTTCTCACTGCACCGCGTCGTCGCCGGCGACACGCTGTTCACGATCGCGCAGGACCGCTACGGCGACGGCAATCTGTGGCAGCGGCTGTTCATCGCCAACCGAGACCGCATCGACGATCCCGACGTGATCCGGGTCGGGCAGATCCTACGGGTTCCCTAG
- a CDS encoding protealysin inhibitor emfourin, with translation MSQYVIERRGGLAGLPATGRIQADALDPDVRAALDRLVDGVAPLPSDSGADRYTYVVTRRTPAGDTSREIPESLLPQSVATLVRETI, from the coding sequence ATGAGTCAATACGTCATCGAACGGCGCGGCGGTCTGGCCGGGTTGCCTGCGACAGGCCGCATCCAGGCCGACGCGCTGGATCCCGATGTCCGGGCGGCACTGGACCGCCTCGTCGACGGCGTGGCGCCGTTGCCGAGCGATTCCGGCGCCGATCGTTACACCTATGTGGTGACGCGTCGAACTCCGGCGGGGGACACCAGCCGTGAGATACCCGAAAGCCTGCTACCGCAGTCGGTGGCAACCCTGGTGCGAGAAACGATCTAA
- a CDS encoding phospholipase D-like domain-containing protein produces MPMWVETAGAATPSPVSLVNRRCHLGNYPKQAIPSVTVHSEVIAYASPDSTYAVTKKLFDAATRSILIGIYDFSASYMKQLVLDALARGVTVSLMLDIDSAAETRLFRELVDMGVVGVPAPSCANPSVHVFASSHEKVIVIDDEWTLVQSGNYSTNSIPLNETDGGGGPAFRTGNRDAGLAIRSRELAALFTQILTRDMARVTAGAGQVTGEPPEPGMILIERAPTQRPSQLFPSRVFELDAPLTIQPVLSPDNYLDVVPDLIRTATRSIVIEQQYIKADQPHVRLLLDAVTAARRQHPELDVRIVLGKIFDRGDLPREHQNLDVLASDYGLKLDANIRYINTDQLVHCHNKMIVIDGAAALVSSQNWSDSAVTKNREAGLWVPHPGIAQYFEQIFETDWDSAFTSPEQGLGQTPVTRAALGAGGFVRVEPADYDEV; encoded by the coding sequence ATGCCGATGTGGGTCGAAACAGCTGGCGCCGCAACGCCTTCCCCGGTATCGCTGGTGAACCGGCGCTGCCACCTGGGGAACTACCCCAAACAAGCCATCCCGTCGGTAACCGTGCACAGCGAGGTGATCGCCTATGCGTCACCGGACTCCACGTACGCGGTGACCAAGAAACTCTTCGACGCCGCCACACGGTCGATCCTGATCGGCATCTACGACTTCTCCGCCTCCTACATGAAGCAGCTCGTGCTCGACGCGCTGGCACGCGGAGTCACGGTGTCGCTCATGCTCGACATCGACAGCGCGGCGGAGACAAGGCTTTTCCGTGAGCTCGTCGATATGGGCGTGGTGGGGGTGCCCGCGCCGTCCTGTGCCAACCCCAGCGTTCACGTCTTCGCGTCGTCGCACGAGAAGGTCATTGTGATCGACGACGAGTGGACGCTGGTGCAGAGCGGCAACTACAGCACCAATTCCATCCCGCTCAACGAAACCGACGGCGGTGGCGGACCCGCGTTCCGCACCGGTAACCGAGACGCGGGGTTGGCGATTCGCTCCCGGGAGCTGGCCGCGCTGTTCACCCAGATCCTGACGCGCGATATGGCCCGGGTGACCGCAGGTGCCGGCCAAGTGACCGGCGAGCCGCCGGAACCGGGGATGATCCTGATCGAACGAGCCCCGACACAACGTCCGTCGCAACTGTTTCCCAGCCGTGTGTTCGAGCTCGACGCGCCGTTGACCATCCAGCCGGTGCTCAGCCCCGACAACTACCTTGATGTCGTACCCGATCTGATCCGCACCGCAACCAGGTCCATCGTCATTGAGCAGCAGTACATCAAGGCTGATCAGCCACATGTGCGGCTACTGCTGGACGCCGTCACGGCGGCGCGGCGACAACATCCGGAGCTGGATGTGCGCATCGTCCTCGGCAAGATCTTCGACCGCGGAGATCTGCCGCGTGAGCACCAGAACCTCGATGTGCTCGCCAGTGACTATGGCCTCAAGCTCGACGCCAATATCCGCTACATCAACACCGACCAGTTGGTGCACTGCCACAACAAGATGATCGTGATCGATGGCGCTGCGGCGTTGGTGTCCTCGCAGAACTGGTCCGATTCCGCGGTGACCAAGAACCGTGAGGCCGGGCTGTGGGTTCCGCACCCGGGTATCGCGCAATACTTCGAGCAGATATTCGAGACGGACTGGGACAGTGCGTTCACCAGCCCCGAACAGGGCCTCGGGCAGACTCCGGTGACGCGCGCCGCGCTGGGCGCCGGCGGGTTTGTGCGCGTCGAACCCGCCGACTACGACGAAGTATGA